One Capricornis sumatraensis isolate serow.1 chromosome 8, serow.2, whole genome shotgun sequence genomic region harbors:
- the ATP5MC1 gene encoding ATP synthase F(0) complex subunit C1, mitochondrial, whose protein sequence is MQTTGALLISPALIRSCTRGLIRPVSASFLSRPEIPSVQPSYSSGPLQVARREFQTSVISRDIDTAAKFIGAGAATVGVAGSGAGIGTVFGSLIIGYARNPSLKQQLFSYAILGFALSEAMGLFCLMVAFLILFAM, encoded by the exons ATGCAGACCACCGGGGCACTACTCATTTCTCCTGCTCTG ATCCGTTCTTGTACCAGGGGTCTGATTAGGCCTGTGTCTGCCTCCTTCCTGAGTAGGCCAGAGATCCCATCTGTACAG CCTTCCTACAGCAGTGGCCCACTGCAGGTGGCTCGGCGGGAATTCCAGACCAGTGTTATCTCCCGGGACATTGACACAGCGGCCAAGTTTATTGGCGCTGGGGCTGCCACAGTTGGTGTGGCGGGTTCAGGGGCTGGTATTGGAACAGTGTTTGGCAGCTTGATCATTGGCTATGCCAG GAACCCGTCTCTGAAGCAGCAGCTCTTCTCCTATGCCATTCTGGGCTTTGCCCTGTCTGAGGCTATGGGGCTCTTCTGTTTGATGGTCGCCTTCCTCATCCTCTTCGCCATGTGA